The Miscanthus floridulus cultivar M001 chromosome 6, ASM1932011v1, whole genome shotgun sequence genomic interval gACGGTGACGTTGCCGgaagaagcggcggcggcggcggaaccTGTGTGAGGCGTGGCTGTGGCATTTGAGGAGTGGGGAGGAGACTGGAGGGAGAAAGAGTGGCGTGCGGAGCTACGGAAAAAGGAGAGTAGCGCCAGGGGTAACTGGGGAGGGCATCATGGTCCTTTTGCCACTGcatttattgcctttagtcaGTTTTAGGAGGTAGAATCAAACACTCCTTTAGGAGGTTTTAGAAGGCTGCCTAAAACTTCTAGGAGCTCAAGTTTCAGGAGCTTGAAACCAAACAGACCCTGAGCCTAATCAGCACATCCCATTTCCATGTTGCCAACAGGAGCATAGCACTATAGCTAGTACAAGATCGACCAACAGTACGTCTGCGAAGAAATGGGAAGAAAGAACCGTCGAAAAAGGCAGGCACCGATCCGTTTTTACAGCTCCACATGCACACAGCCTGCACACTGCACTGACTGAGAAGGAAGTCCCAATGGAAAAAAAAAAAATGGCGTCGCAGTTGAAGAACCATGCATCCGACCAGCCATCCAATTGCCTTGCCGTATGCCATGTGGGGTTTCGCTTCCGCGGCCACCACGTCACGTCACATCCATACCTGGACCtgggccagcggcggcggcgtctcGCTCCgtcccctcttcttcttcttgaccgCCAACGGCGCGCCGCTCTCGCTGCCTTTAAAGAGCCGGACGGACGGACAAACAGCTCGTGAGGGCTCGCCCGCCATCGAGGACGGAGCAAAGCTCTCGTTGGACCTGGGCCAGCGGCGTCGAGCTGCAGCGCTGAAAGCAAGAGATCGAGCCGAGAAGAGTGGTCCGGAGCTCCGTCGCTTCATTGATGAATGCCGAAGCTATAGCGGTCCGTGCTCCTTCCGAGGTTCGTCGATCACTTCGCTTCGTTGATGTATATATAGCAGATAGATAGATTCTTGCTCTCCCTGAGCTGGGTGATCGATCGTGGGCTGCAATGCACGCAGGTTCGATGCCCCGGTCGCCGCCCCGATGGCACTCCCAACCCCGGTTGTAGCCGGCATTGCGGCCGGCGCCGCCGCACTGCTGCTGGTAGCCGCCCTCGCCGTGGCGTGGTGGCTcgtgaggcggcggcggcgccgtgacCGGAGCTCCGACACCGGCTCCTCGTCGGAGGCTCTTCCTCCCACGCTAGGTACGTGCGTGACCGCTGCTCCTCGACCGCCCGCAACTCGTGCGTGCACGCACATACGTACATATCATATGCCTGCCGCTTAATCGTGTAGCTTGCTGGTGCTGGATGCAGCGGAGTGGGGCCGGTGCGGCCGGACCTCGTCGGCGCCGGAGTTCCACGGCGCCAGGCAGTTCTCGCTGGAGGAGCTGGCGCACGCCACCCACAACTTCGCTGAGGCCAACCTGGTGGGCGCCGGCGGCTTCGGCCTGGTGTACAAGGGCCTGCTGCTCGACGGCACCGTCGTCGCCATCAAGCGCCGCGCCGGCGCGCCGCGGCAGGACTTCGCCGACGAGGTATATATTATATAGCCAAACACCAATGCATCGTCCCGAATTGCAGCTACTGCCCAGATCAACACGCCTGTTTCTGACCTCCCTGCCTGCCCAGCACCTTCTGCACTGTTACCATCTTCATCAGTCCTTCCATGATGATTTTTTTGGGTTGAAATGCAGATTAGGAGGCTGTCAGAGATCTGGCACCGCAACGTCGTGACGCTGATCGGCTATTGCCAAGAAGGGGGTCTACAGATGCTGGTGTCCGAGTACCTGCCCAACGGCAGTATCAGCGGCCACTTGTACGGTAATGAGCTGAGCTGAGCCCATTCACTAATACTTCTAGCAGTAACCTTGTGTCTGCTTCTCCGGATGCTGCATCAACATTGTGTGCTGTTCTGTTCATCAGACACCGGCAAGGAGTCCATGACAAGGCTGGAGTTCAAGCAGAGGCTGTCAATTGCCATTGGAGCAGCTAAAGGTGACAAGATTGCCAAGTCATGCCATTCTTTTACACCTGTCATGATGAACAAACAATGCACTAGTAGAGATGCATGCCCATTGCCCAGGGTGTTGTACAACACAAAGACAAACACGGTGCCTGAAAGCCTGAACTCTGAACTGCAGGTCTGAATCACCTGCACAGCCTAGCGCCGCCGTTGATCCACAGGGACTTCAAGACGAGCAACGTCCTCGTCGACGAGAACTTCATCACCAAGGTGTCCGACGCCGGGATCGACAGGCTGCTGCGAGGGTTCGATGGCGCCGCCGCTCCGGCGGCGAAGAGCGGTGTCTTCCAAGACCCAGAGTGAGTAGTCTGAATGTGCATTCTGCCGTGTTACCTGCATTCGGCCTTTCTTTGTGTCACAGTATATAGGACATGAAATTGCAAGCTCTACAATCCAATCCAATTCTCACAAAATGTGCTCCTCATGAATTCTTACCATGCATTTCTGGCGTTTCCAGGGTACATTCACTGGCGCAGCTTTCTGAAAGCAGCGACGTGTACAGCTTTGGGGTGTTCCTTCTGGAGCTGATCACCGGCAGGGAAGCAGCGGGGTTGGTTCCGCCGGAATCCAAGGATACTTTCGCTCAATTGGTGAGTACTGTATATAACAAATCTCTAATCTCAAAAGTCAACCATGAAAAATTCTCTCCGAATTTGGACGGGCATGTATGGACTATGAAGCTCATGATCTTACCTGACTGACGAATCCCTGTGTCAGATGGAGGCGCGTTTCAGCTCGAACGAGCTGGTCGACCCGAGGCTGGGAGGGAGCTTCACCTCGGAGGGCATGGCGGAGGTGGTGGGCCTAGCGTTCCACTGCCTGAGCCCGtcggcgaggcggcggcccaggaTGCGGCTGGTGGCGGCGGAGCTGGACCGGATCCTGGAGAAGGAGATGACCCTCACCACCGTCATGGGCGACGGCACCGCCATCGTCACGCTCGGCAGCCAGCTCTTCACGTCCTGATCGATCGGGACCCGCTGGCATCATCAACCCAAGGAGCAAGCATGGTCGCTGCCGCCCCTAACGCCGCCGACATGGCCTTGCCGGAGACCCCAGGCCCTTAGTGCAACCGGGCAGGCGCCCGGAATCCACCTGCTCTGTCTCTGTCATCCATGCCCGTTGCCCGGCGACCTGACCGGGGCCGGGGGTGATCGCTGCTCGAATCTGCAACCAACAGAGAACGAGCGCTGCTTCCTGCGTGCGTCCAGGGGAGCTGGACGACGCGACGAAACGCAACGCG includes:
- the LOC136459819 gene encoding probable leucine-rich repeat receptor-like protein kinase At5g49770: MALPTPVVAGIAAGAAALLLVAALAVAWWLVRRRRRRDRSSDTGSSSEALPPTLAEWGRCGRTSSAPEFHGARQFSLEELAHATHNFAEANLVGAGGFGLVYKGLLLDGTVVAIKRRAGAPRQDFADEIRRLSEIWHRNVVTLIGYCQEGGLQMLVSEYLPNGSISGHLYDTGKESMTRLEFKQRLSIAIGAAKGLNHLHSLAPPLIHRDFKTSNVLVDENFITKVSDAGIDRLLRGFDGAAAPAAKSGVFQDPEVHSLAQLSESSDVYSFGVFLLELITGREAAGLVPPESKDTFAQLMEARFSSNELVDPRLGGSFTSEGMAEVVGLAFHCLSPSARRRPRMRLVAAELDRILEKEMTLTTVMGDGTAIVTLGSQLFTS